The following proteins are co-located in the Octopus sinensis linkage group LG24, ASM634580v1, whole genome shotgun sequence genome:
- the LOC115223797 gene encoding uncharacterized transporter slc-17.2-like encodes MSKFTKEIKRYYSCRWRLCYACSMAFLLIQTLRVDLGMAFVCMLKTPNRTAEGLNSTASNQLCSGLKDHSINQTFEGEFEWSNTLQSHMLAGFFYGYMGAGFGGVLADKYGGKRVLGASLLSASILTILHPSLSRISGYFTLVLRILTGAASGLLPPAIQSLFGRWGPPQEISLLIGFAYAGQILGNVVGLSISGYLCAYGFDNGWGSIFYVFGGSTLLFCCVWFYVVHDNPEVHPTISEEERSYLNKAIKCQNAVRRVPWKRLMLSPAVWAVNFGLFAYAWTNVSFQTLLPLYMKETLHVNTTVNGLMSSAPSIGQIIALPLCGRFADFLRSNRYLSTRAVRILFQTFSMVASASLLIVIGFLRCDKSILITLLLFLSGITLSFSSGGVLVNNNDFAPSYAGVVFGICSFFGAIAGSLCSVAAKALTPNGTQEEWQIVFALCAAICVSGAILFAILVKTETQVWARWEEPKTEIEMK; translated from the coding sequence ATGTCGAAATTTACCAAGGAAATTAAGCGTTATTATTCGTGTCGATGGAGATTATGTTATGCCTGTAGTATGGCTTTTCTTCTGATACAAACATTAAGAGTTGATCTAGGTATGGCTTTTGTATGCATGTTGAAAACACCGAATCGTACAGCTGAAGGATTAAATTCTACTGCAAGCAACCAGCTTTGTTCTGGTTTGAAGGATCATTCCATCAACCAAACTTTTGAAGGAGAGTTTGAATGGAGCAACACACTACAATCACATATGTTGGCTGGGTTCTTCTATGGGTATATGGGGGCAGGTTTTGGTGGTGTATTGGCGGACAAATATGGTGGGAAAAGGGTTCTGGGAGCTTCACTTCTCTCAGCATCAATTTTGACCATTCTTCACCCAAGTTTATCTCGGATTAGTGGTTACTTTACGCTTGTTCTAAGGATATTGACAGGAGCAGCATCGGGGCTGTTGCCCCCAGCAATTCAGTCCTTATTTGGACGTTGGGGACCTCCACAAGAGATAAGTTTATTGATAGGGTTTGCATATGCAGGTCAAATTCTGGGTAACGTTGTAGGTTTATCAATATCAGGTTACCTCTGTGCTTATGGATTTGATAATGGATGGGgttctatattttatgtatttggtgGATCAACACTATTGTTTTGTTGTGTGTGGTTTTATGTTGTTCACGATAATCCAGAAGTCCATCCTACTATTAGTGAAGAAGAACGTTCTTACTTAAACAAAGCTATAAAATGCCAAAACGCAGTTAGAAGGGTGCCGTGGAAACGGTTAATGTTATCACCAGCCGTCTGGGCAGTCAACTTTGGCTTGTTTGCTTATGCCTGGACGAATGTATCTTTCCAGACATTGCTACCTCTTTATATGAAAGAAACCTTACACGTTAATACAACAGTCAACGGTTTAATGTCGTCTGCTCCTTCCATTGGACAAATCATTGCTCTTCCGTTGTGTGGAAGATTTGCAGATTTTTTACGCTCGAACAGATATCTCTCGACTCGAGCTGTACGAATTTTATTCCAGACTTTTTCTATGGTGGCTTCAGCAAGTTTGTTGATCGTCATAGGATTTCTCAGATGTGACAAATCCATTCTAATAACTCTCCTTTTGTTTCTCAGTGGTATAACTCTATCATTTTCCAGTGGTGGAGTTCTCGTCAACAATAATGACTTTGCTCCAAGTTACGCCGGTGTTGTATTTGGAATCTGTAGCTTCTTTGGCGCAATAGCAGGCAGCCTTTGTTCCGTGGCTGCAAAAGCTCTCACCCCAAACGGTACACAAGAAGAATGGCAGATCGTGTTTGCCTTATGTGCTGCTATATGTGTGTCTGGTGCAATATTATTTGCAATATTAGTAAAAACTGAGACGCAAGTTTGGGCGAGATGGGAAGAACctaaaacagaaatagaaatgaaataa